A genomic region of Sarcophilus harrisii chromosome 6, mSarHar1.11, whole genome shotgun sequence contains the following coding sequences:
- the LOC100934119 gene encoding LOW QUALITY PROTEIN: MICOS complex subunit Mic26-like (The sequence of the model RefSeq protein was modified relative to this genomic sequence to represent the inferred CDS: deleted 1 base in 1 codon): protein MLYLGSRPCGNMFKVMRWSPASASLSLLSFRVHATGKKKKEDGSPVRVDELSLYSVPNFDSKFVEEPRSSLEEGIYRFRRAVESYASMFQAVYNKKKPTVDDDIQQGTGSSNDVQKSPPQILKKLSVIGFSGVLGYFFGRLSKLKKLMYPMGFMGITSSFYYPQEACNIASVFGEKLYDWSLVVFKNLQDTFKAYFQNNTNQEKIEEWKDSSKQKKK from the exons ATGCTCTATCTCGGTAGCCGCCCCTGCGGCAACATGTTCAAGGTCATGCGGTGGTCACCTGCTTCTGCCAGCCTGAGCCTTCTGTCCTTCAGAGTCCATGCAActggtaaaaaaaagaaagaggacgGTTCTCCAGTCAGAGTTGATGAGCTTTCTCTCTACTCAGTTCCAAACTTTGACTCCAAATTTGTGGAGGAGCCACGAAGCTCCTTGGAGGAAGGTATCTATAGATTTAGAAGAGCTGTCGAATCGTATGCATCTATGTTTCAGGCTGTTTACAATAAAAAGAAGCCCACAGTGGATGATGACATTCAACAGGGAACAGGGAGCAGCAATGATGTACAAAAGTCACCTCCGCAAATTTTGAAAAAGCTCAGTGTGATTGGTTTTTCTGGAGTTTTGGGATACTTTTTTGGTAGACtttcaaaattaaagaaacttATGTATCCAATGGGTTTCATGGGCATTACTTCATCTTTCTATTATCCACAAGAGGCTTGCAATATTGCATCAGTCTTTGGAGAGAAATTGTATGATTGGAGCTTGGTAGTCTTCAAGAACCTACAAGATACGTTT AAGGCATACTTTCAAAATAATACAAACCAGGAGAAGATTGAAGAGTGGAAGGATtcaagtaaacaaaaaaagaaatag